The Syntrophobacterales bacterium sequence TGCGGCAGTCGCCCATATCCATACAAGGGACAGCGCCGGGAACCCGACAACAGACACTGTTATTACTGCGGACATCATCAGCAGGGTGAGGGAAAAATGCGATATTATCATTCAGCTCTCTACCGGCGCTCGCGGAGGGAACGGCCCGAAAAGGGGCGCCTGCATAGACTTGAAACCCGACATGGCCAGTTTGGCGACCGGATCATCCAATTTCTCCGCCTCGGTAAACAGCAACTCGCCGGAGTTGATTGAGTTCCTTGGGAAAAAGATGATCGAAAAGGGGGTAAAACCGGAGATTGAAGCTTTCGACGTCGGAATGATTACCAATATCGGGTACTATCTTAAAAAGGAGGCGGTAAAGCCGCCGCTGCATTTCAATCTGGTGATGAATGTGCCCGGTTCCATCAGCGGAACGCCGAAAAACCTTCTTAATATGGCAGAACAGCTTCCCCAGGGCGCGACGTTTACCGTAACGGGAGTCGGAAAAGCCCATGTGGAGATGATAACCATGGGGACATTGCTGGGGGGGAATATCCGGGTCGGATTGGAAGATGTTTTGCTTTATTCCGATGAATCAGGGGAACTTGCCACCAATGTCATGCTGGTGGAAAGAGCGGTAAGGATTGTCCATGCCTTGGGGCGTGAAATCGCTACCGTACAGGAAGCCAGGAACATGTTGGGATTATCGTAAAACCATAGACCTCGCAGTCTGAAATACGTTGCGTTCTTCGCGACTTTGCGTTAGGAAGTAAGGAATAATGCTAACGTGGAGTTGCTATGTTAAAGAAATTTATAGTATTTTTTGCGGTGTCGGCGCTGTCTTTCCCGGCCTTTGCAGTCTTTGGCCTCGCCAATCAGCGCGCCTTGCTGCCGTTTCGAAGCGAAATCAATCTTCTCTCGCCGACCGTCTCGCCGGAGACGGTTGATCTGGGGTCATTGCGCCCCGGGGAAGAGGCGCGGGGCGTCTTCCTGACGAAAAAGACGGAAGCGGTCAACCCGGAATGGTTTGTCGAGGCTCCGGAGGGCTGGCAGACCGTTGAAGAACATGACCTCCCCGGGTTGATCGGGGAGGCGCCGGTGTCTCTTTTGGTCAGCTTGCGCTATCAAAAGGTCGTGAGCCGCGAAAATAAAAAATACGCATCCCTGCTGCTGCGGCTGGAAGCAGGCGGCCGTTCGGTCGCCTTCAGTCACGAGGTGCCACTCGGCAGCCTGCAGGAAACGCTGCAATTCAACTATGTCGGCGGGAATCAAAAGGTTTTTTTTACAGCCCAGTTGACGGAGCTTTTCCCCAACCCGATGCTGGCGCTCGACACGCGGCGGATTGATTTCGGGAAAATCAGAGCCGGGGAGGCCGTTTCGCAGCGGCTCCATCTGACCAACAGGGGTAAGCAACCGCTCCAATGGAAGGTGCGCATGGCGGGCGCAAGCGATGAACCGCTGCAGGTAAGGTATGTTTCGTTCCGCCGCATTCTCGCGGAGGCGCCCACCGTCCTGAGCGGGATTCCGCAGGAGGGGCTGGAGCTGTCCGGGAACTGGGAAAAGGAGGGCGGCTATCCCGCCGGGCAGGGGGAGCAAAGTTTTTTAAAATACCAGTTTACCGGCACGGGCATCAGCATCTTTTTTTGGGTATCCCCGGAAGGCGGGCCGCTCAGCGTCTCTCTCGACGGCCGGTTTGTAAACGTCATAGATGGATATGCCGCGGACCGGCAGTGGGTGGAAATCCTGCTTGCCGAAAACCTGCCGGATGGCCCCCATGTCCTGACAATTGCGAACGGTGCCGGGAAGGTGACGTTTGAAGGTGTCGGGGTTTTCGGAGGCCGGATTGGCAAGGGGCCGCGCGGCTGGGTAAGCGTCTTTCCGGACAGCGGCATGACGACGCGGGAAACCGATTATATCAACATTTCCGTCAATACGCGCGGCCTTTTGCCGGGCATCTACGGAGACCGCCTCCTGTTTTCCTCGAACGGCGGCGACGCCGATCTGCAATTTTTCCTGGAGATTGCGGCGGACAATAATGCCCGCCTGCTCGAAGTCCACCGCTATTTTGCCGGGTCCGACAGTCTTTTGACCACCACCCCACAGGCAGAAACGGCCCGCCTCAAGGCGCGGGGCTACCGCTATGCCGGCCTTGTCTTCCGGCTTTTCGCCCCCGGAACCCCCGGCACGACCGATTTCTACCGCTGGTTTAACCCGACTACCGGCGACCATTACTACTCCTACATTTCCACAGGCGGGAAACCGCTTCCCGGGTACATCTCCGAGGGCTCGATCGGCAGCATCGGCACGTCGAAGCTGACCGGGACGCGGGAGCTCTACCGCTGGTTCAACCGCAAAACCAAGCATCACTTCTACACGATCGACCAGAGCGGCGAGGGCATGGCCAAAAAGGGCTTCCAGTTTGACGGCATCGCCGGCTTTGTCAAGTAACGGGGGTCAGGTCTCAAAATTTAGCGTTTTCGGAGAAAGTCCGGGGGTCAGGAAAGTCCGGGGGTCAGGTCTCAAAATTTAGCGTTGTGAAGCGATGCTGGTTTTAAAGGCCCCCAAAACATGCTATAAGATAAAGGAGCAGGTGGGATAATCAATGGATTTTATCGATCTTAAGACCCAGCAAAAGAGAATCAAAGAGACACTGGATACAAATATCCAGAAGGTTCTGGCGCACGGCCAATACATCATGGGCCCGGAGGTGGGGGAGCTGGAGGAAAGGCTGGCCGCGTATGTCGGCGTAAAGCACGCTGTCAGTTGCGCCTCGGGGACGGACGCCCTGTTGATGGCGCTCATGGCCTGCGGAGTCGGCCCGGGCGACGCGATTTTTACGACTCCCTTTACGTTCGTTGCCACCGCCGAGGTGATCAGCCTCCTCGGCGCGACTCCGGTTTTCGTCGATATCGACCCCCCGACCTGGAATATCGATCCGGCAAGGCTCGAACAGGCGATCCGGGCGGTCGAAGCTAATGATCCTACCCTGCACCCGCTGCCGGCGATTGGCGGGAATGGCACTGCCTTTGCCTCCGCGCCGTTTGCCCGGGCGGCGGGTCTCGCCGCGGCGCCGCTTACGGGCGAAAGCGGCGCTCTTCGCCCCCGAGGCATCATTCCCGTCGATCTCTTCGGTCTTCCCGCCGCTTACGACGCCATCGCAAGCATTGCCCGCGACCACGGCCTTTTCCTCATCGAAGACGCCGCCCAGTCCTTCGGCGCCGAATACAATGGCAAAAAGACCTGCTCTTTCGGCCAGATCGGCTGCACCTCCTTCTTCCCGGCCAAGCCGCTGGGCTGCTACGGCGACGGCGGGATGTGCTTCACCGGCGACGACGCCCTTGCCGCCGCGCTGCGCTCCCTCCGCATTCACGGCCAGGGCCGCGACAAATACGACAACGCCCGCATCGGCATCAACGGCCGGATGGACACCCTGCAGGCCGCAATCCTCTTGGCGAAAATGGACATCTTCCCGGAAGAGATCGAACTGCGCCAGACAGTTGCCCAGCGCTATAACGACCTGATAACAAATGCCCCGGCGCCCGCTGCCGCTTTGCCAGCCGACTTCTCCCGCCTGACTCCGCAGCACGTTCCCGCAAATTGCAAAAGCGCCTGGGCGCAATACTCCGTCCTCGCAAAAAGCGGGGCCGAGCGGATGGCATTGATGGAGCGACTCCGGCAGGCAGGCATCCCCACCGCCATCTACTACCCCAAGCCGCTGCACCTCCAGGGGGCCTTTGCGAATCTCGGCTACAGGTCCGGCGCCTTCCCCGCAAGTGAAGACGCCGCCTCCCGCATTTTCAGCCTCCCCATGCACCCCTATCTTCAAGTTACGGGGTCAGGTCTCAAAATTTAGTGTTTTTCGGAAACAAAGCAAGGAGGTAAGGTTATGGTTCGACCATTGCGCATTGAATTTCCCGGTGCCCTTTACATGTAACCTCCCGGGGAAACGGACGTCAGAAAATATTTTTCGACGACTATGATAACCGCAAGTTTCTGGAACTACTCGGCAAAACGGTGGAGCGCTTCAACTGGCTCTGCCATTCCTTCTGCCTGATGGTGAATCATTACCATCTGATGATCGAGACGCCGGATGCGAATCTTTCAAGCGGCATGCACCATCTCAACGCGACCTTCGGCCAGGCGCACAACAAAACACATGACACCGTTGGTCACCTGTTCCAGGGGCGTTTCAAGGCGATTGTCGTTGATCGCGAAAGCTATCTGCTGGAGTTGTCCCGCTACGTTGTTTTGAACCCTGTCCGGGCGGGAATGGTCGCCCGACCCGAAGACTGGCCCTGGAGCAGCTACCGTGCCACGGTTGGCCTGCCGCCTGCCGAGAAAACAGGATTTTTGACAACGTCCTGGCTTCTCGGCCAGTTTGGTTCCGATGAAGCGACTGCCCGAAAAAACTATGCCGATTTTGTCGCGTCGGGAATTGGGTTAGATTCGCCGTGGCCGAAGCTGCAATCCCAGCTTTTTCTCGGCGGGGAGACCTTCATCGACCAGCTCAAGGGCGCCATCCCTGAAAAAACAGCCGTAAGGGAAATTCCGAAAATTCAGCGCCACGCAAACCGCCCGCCCTTGCAGGATATTTTCGGCGTCTGGAAAACAAGACGGAGGCGGGACGAGGCGATCCTTGCCGCTCACATTACCCACGGGTATGCGCAAAAGGAGATCGCCGATTTTCTGAGCATCCACTACACGACCGTGAGTTACGCGACCAAGCGTTCAATAATTAAACGCTAAATTTGGAGACCTGACCCCCGAGTTTGCCTTTTCCCTTGACAGGGTGGGTTTGATTCGTTAAAAATCTGGCTCGTTCAAAAAAACCAAGGCGCCCAATGGCAAGTTCAGTGCCTTTAAAACTGGAAGGTGAAAAAATCCTCGACATATCTCAGAGAAATATCTGCCAATCCTCATGTGATGCAGCGGCAGATGTCCTTTCGGCCTCACGTCAGCCTTGCGAAGGTCAATTACCCGCTTTGGGCGCTGATCGAAAAGGGGCTGAGCAAAACTGAAAATTTCCTGACTTCCGGGCACAAGGCCGCCTAAATCTGCCAGCTTACGCCGGCGGGCAGCGATGAGCGCGCGCATGACCTTGCGCTTCCTGAGGAAAAAGGCTGACGAGTGCGAGCGGTTGACGGACGATCTCAAGATGCTTGAGCAAAACGACGCCGCAGCCCGGGTCACCTCGCATGACTTTGACGGTTTTTAGAGCGCCGGTCGGCAAGCCGGGTAG is a genomic window containing:
- a CDS encoding 3-keto-5-aminohexanoate cleavage protein, which gives rise to MKKVVITIAPTGNVPTKRLNRHVPISPQEIAEDIFQCYQAGAAVAHIHTRDSAGNPTTDTVITADIISRVREKCDIIIQLSTGARGGNGPKRGACIDLKPDMASLATGSSNFSASVNSNSPELIEFLGKKMIEKGVKPEIEAFDVGMITNIGYYLKKEAVKPPLHFNLVMNVPGSISGTPKNLLNMAEQLPQGATFTVTGVGKAHVEMITMGTLLGGNIRVGLEDVLLYSDESGELATNVMLVERAVRIVHALGREIATVQEARNMLGLS
- a CDS encoding transposase, whose amino-acid sequence is MSRCPLHVTSRGNGRQKIFFDDYDNRKFLELLGKTVERFNWLCHSFCLMVNHYHLMIETPDANLSSGMHHLNATFGQAHNKTHDTVGHLFQGRFKAIVVDRESYLLELSRYVVLNPVRAGMVARPEDWPWSSYRATVGLPPAEKTGFLTTSWLLGQFGSDEATARKNYADFVASGIGLDSPWPKLQSQLFLGGETFIDQLKGAIPEKTAVREIPKIQRHANRPPLQDIFGVWKTRRRRDEAILAAHITHGYAQKEIADFLSIHYTTVSYATKRSIIKR
- a CDS encoding DegT/DnrJ/EryC1/StrS family aminotransferase; translation: MDFIDLKTQQKRIKETLDTNIQKVLAHGQYIMGPEVGELEERLAAYVGVKHAVSCASGTDALLMALMACGVGPGDAIFTTPFTFVATAEVISLLGATPVFVDIDPPTWNIDPARLEQAIRAVEANDPTLHPLPAIGGNGTAFASAPFARAAGLAAAPLTGESGALRPRGIIPVDLFGLPAAYDAIASIARDHGLFLIEDAAQSFGAEYNGKKTCSFGQIGCTSFFPAKPLGCYGDGGMCFTGDDALAAALRSLRIHGQGRDKYDNARIGINGRMDTLQAAILLAKMDIFPEEIELRQTVAQRYNDLITNAPAPAAALPADFSRLTPQHVPANCKSAWAQYSVLAKSGAERMALMERLRQAGIPTAIYYPKPLHLQGAFANLGYRSGAFPASEDAASRIFSLPMHPYLQVTGSGLKI